Below is a window of Pyrobaculum aerophilum str. IM2 DNA.
GACACCGCCGTGGGCGTTGACATAAACCTCAAGTATCTAACGCTGGCGAAGAAATACGGCGACGTAGTGCAAGCAGACATTAGGAGCTTGCCTTTTAGAAAGGGGGCTTTTCACGGCGCTTATATTATGCACTCGACCTTCGGCATGTTCGGAGATGAGGCCGACATGGAGATTTTGACGTGGCTGTCAGGCGTTATTAAAAACGGCGGGCGCCTCTTAATAGACGTGACGAATAAGGACAAGGTGGAGAACATTTATGCCGCTCTTGGCGACGTATGGAATTTCTGGATATCCGCAGGCCCCTACAGAGTTCTGAGCACAGCCTATTACAACCCCCTAACGTCAAAAATTAGAGAAACCAGGCTTATATATAAGAGCGGCAAATTTGTGGGGGAGAGGACTCTTGAGCTACGGATTTACAGCTTAGGGGAATTGAAAATAATGCTCACAAGCCTGGGCTTTGCCGTAGAGAAAGTATTTGGAGACTTCAACGGGGAGTCTTACACGAAGAACTCAGATCGGCTAATAGTAGTGGCAGTGAAGTCAGGGGGCTTGCCGAGGGGTTTAAAACAGGCAGTGGAGTGGCTAAGTAACTATTAAAAAATTTATCTTATTGCTGGGCCAATGATTATCGCCTTTCAAAACGCCTTAGATCTAGCCGCCGAGCTTGAAGGCATTGGCCCCGTTGCGCAAATTGAGGAAAGAGTTTTCCCCGACGGCGAGGTGTTAGTGCGTTTACCTGAGGCGAGGGGCGAGGTGGCCGTCGTCGCCAGGCTCTATCCCGCTGTCAACGATAACTTGATAAAACTTTTCCTCACTATAGACGCCCTAAATGATGCAGGAGCGAGCAAGATTATCCTTGTAATCCCCTATATGCCCTACGCGAGGCAGGATCGTAGGTTTAGGCCGGGCGAGCCCATAAGCTCAAAGACAGTGCTTAAGCTCCTCGCTCACTTAAACGTTTTCGGCATTATAACCGTGGACTTACACAAAGGATATGTCGCTGAGTACGCCCCCCGCCTTGTTATTAAAAACCTCTACCCAGCTGAGGAGTTCGCAAAAGCTCTTGGAGGCGTAGACGTCGTTCTCAGCCCCGACTTCGGCTCTGTCCACAGAGCCGAGGCGGTGGCGCGCCTTTTACAAGTGCCCTATACCTATTTCGAAAAATATAGGGACAGGAGTACAGGGGCTATTACTTTAATACCGCGCCAAGACGTTGACTTGCGTAATAAACGCGTCGCAATAGTAGACGACATTCTCTCCACTGGCGGCACGTTAGTAGACGCTTGTAAAGCCGCCAAGACTCTGGGAGCCGCAGAGGTTTACGCCGCAATTACCCACTGCCAGCTGTTAAAAGACGCAAGGGAGAGGGTGAGGAGTTGCGTTGATAAGATCATATGTACAGACACTGTTCTTAACGAGTTTGCAGAAGTGCGAATAGGTAGGTTAATACGGCGGGAGCTCGAGGCCCTCTTATAAACGCCAATACCTCCCGGCGTATTGTCTCACTTCTCTCATCGTCGTCTCGAAATGTTTATATACGCTATGCGCCGTCTCTGTGGCGCTCTCTTTAGGCGCGAACTCCCCTCTAAGCGCCAGTCTTAACAACGCCTCCGTGCCGTTTTTAATCACCGAGCGGTTGTAGCCGCCCTCCAGCACGACCACAGTGAGCTTTTGCATTTTCAAAACCTGGTCGAAGAAGTAGAGGTAGCTTTTTAAAGATAGGTTGAGATCCGCAAGGGGGTCGTCTCTGTGGGCATCCCAGCCGAGGGAGACAACAATTACCTTAGGGTCGTATTGTCTCAACAAGGGAATAACCACCTCATCTACTACTTTTATATAAACGTCGTCGCCAACCTGCGGCGGCAACGGGATGTTTATATTGTACCCCTCACCCCTCCCCTCGCCCACTTCCTCCGGGTAGCCAGTGCCGGGGTAGAGAGTGGCGGGGTGTTGGTGTGTCGAGATGTAAAGTAAATCTTTGTCGTATAGTATTTCCTGTGTCCCATTGCCGTGGTGTACGTCGATATCCACCACGGCCGCTCCTTCTCCCACATAAAGCGCCGCTATTGCGGCCGTGTTAAAAATACAAAAGCCCTGCGTTGGCGCCGTGAGGGCTCTCCCCATAAAGCCTGCGTGGTGGCCAGGCGGCCTCGCGGCAATCAAGGCAGTTTCCCTCTTCTCAACGGCGTCTGCAACAGCCGAGACGGCCAGCGCCGCCGCCTCGCAAGTACCCGGCGAGACGTAAGTATCGCCGTCAATTTCGCCTTGCCCCTTTTCGCACAGCTTGTTGATAAGATTAACATAGTTTTTGTCATGAGCCAAGTGGATTAACTGCCAGACGTCTTCTCGCATTTTAGGCTCTTTCACCCTGCCGCCTGCCTCTCTAACGCCCTCTATGAGATAATCCAGCCTATCCGGCGCCTCGGGGTGGCGGTATGGCGGGACATGCCTTTTGAAAACCTCTGAGTAGTACACGATCATGTAATAGAGGATGAGTTAGTTTTAATCTTTATAGTTGCTTAAAAATACTAGTAATTAACGTGTCGATACTCAAGAGAAAAAACGAGAAGAAAGAGGAGGACGAGCTGGAAAAAATTCTGTCGCAGATAAAAACCGAAGAGGAGGAGGAGGGCAATGCCGCCGTCGTCACAATACAGATAGCCGGGCTGAAGGAACTCGTTAAGGCAATTGAAAAGCTCACTGAAGCCCTCAAGAAGTGCGAAGAGTCATAAATTTCTCAATTCGCTCGACAATTTTTTCCACAGCAACTTCTACCATTTTTCTCCCGCGCTCGGGGGAGACCTCAGCCGGCTTCAGGCAGCCGACTATTCCAGTTTTTGAAAAGCGGGATACCCGGCTCTTTCCAAACAGCGATATGTCCCCTTCACAAATTTCAACCATTTGGCCTGTCAGCGAGCCGCCGACAGCTAAATAAATGCTAGTCTCATCTGTGCCCGCGTGGTCTCTCGGCGATATTAACGCCCAGATATTTACGGGCAAGACGCTCGGCCCCAGTTCGTAATTTAACTGCTCAGAGACTAGTTTTACCGCGTCCCAGACGCCGCCGTGGCCGACGATTACAACAAGAGCCCCGCATTTTTCCACAGCAGATCTCACCACTTCTTCAAAATAGGGTATAAAGCTAGTGCAACGCACTGATATAGTATTTTGAAAATCTCTGTGCTCTTCACTGCACGTGTAAAAAATAGGCGGCAGTACCCTCGCCCCTATCCTCTCAGCTGTTTTATTAGCTATATAATATGCGATTTCTGCGTCTACTGTAGGCGGCAGGTGAGGGCCGTGTTGCTCGTAAGACCCCACGGGCAGTATGCACAACACGGCTAAATCCCAGCTCTGCTTTATATCTTAAAGTCAACTGATGTTTACAACGCCCAAATTTATATACACACTGTTGTTGACTGCCGGTGCACAAAATAACACTGATACGCTTGAGGGGATACCGAGAGTGGACCGAGTCTTTGGGCCCAAGGCGGGAGCACATAATTCAAACTGTGCAGGCGAAGATTCACTCAGCGCTGTGGAAATATTTCACCTCTATCGGCGCATTGCCCCACCACCTCAGATACGACTTCTCCCTGGCCTTGACTACAAATATAGAAACGGGCCGGGTAGGGGAGGTCGTGGCAAAAATCAAGCGAATTTCCCCAGTGGACGTGGAATTCTGCGAAGGAGTGGGCAGAACTCCTAGAGAGGCATATGAGAATTGCGGCGCGACGCCCGGAGAAAGTGCGGGCGTCTCAGTAGTGGCACACATGGACGTAGTGGACAGCACCGCCGCAACTAATAAAAACGGTCCGCTGTATGTCTACCGCTTAATACAGCGGACAATAAGCACTATAGACAGCGGCTGCGAAAACTTGGGCTGCCTCGCCTTTTACCTCGGCGGGGATAACATCATGCTCTTACTGCCAAATGTGGACGCAATTTACCAAGTCTTGAGGGATGTGGAATTATCAGTAAGAGTTGGCGTCGGCGTTGCGAAAAAGCCATACAACGCCTTTGTTAAAGCGACAAGGGGATTAGACTACATGCGTGTTAAGGGGAGAGTCGGCGTTAAAGTCGTCAAATGAGGCCGTACGTCTACTTAATGGCGGCCGTAACTATTGACGGGCGAATAGCGAGTAAAAGCGGCTACTCCCGCCTTTCTTGTCCACACGATTTAAAAAGACTACACGCCTTAAGAGCCGAGGTGGACGCAGTAATTGTGGGGGCGAATACGGCTATTATTGACAACCCCCGCCTAACTGTGAGATACGCCGCGGGCAGAAACCCAACCCGCGTGTTAATAGACGGGGCGCTCCGGGCGCCTACTACGCTGAGGATATTCGACAAAACTGCTCCCACAATTGTCTATACGACGAATTTAGCCCCGGCGGAGAAGATAAACGAATTGAGGCGGCTGGGCATCGAGGTGGTGGTGTTCCCCAGCCACCGCGTTGATCCCGCAAGCGTGTTAAGCGACTTATATAACAGAGGGGTGAGAAAAGTACTGATAGAGGGGGGCGGGAGGACGAATTGGGAGTTTATAAGCAAGTGTCTAGTGGACGAGGTTATTGTAACTGTCACGCCCTATGTTTTCGGCAGTGGGGTGTCACTAGTAGAAGGGGAGGGCTTTAAAGACATAGAGGAAATGCCATTTAACTTAAAGCTTCTGGGCGTAAAGCTCTGCGAATGCGGCAAAGAAGTGGTGGTAAAATACGCCGTTGAGTGTAAAAAAGTTGACACAAAGTATAATAGGTTAGAAAATTAAGTTTACCATGGGCATTGAAGACGCCATTGCCGCTTTTAAGGCGGGCAGACTCGTCATGATCTACGACGGCGATGACCGCGAGGCGGAAGTGGATTTCGTCATTAGGGCCGACGCAGTTACTCCTACCACTATCCGCTGGCTGAGACAAAACGCGGGGGGGCTGTTATGTTTTGTCACGACGCGGGAAGTGGGCGAAATACTCGGCTTAGAGTTTTTGAGTAGTTACTACAAAAGGAGGGGATTTCTCGCCACGGCTCCCTACGGAGACGAGCCGGCCTTCATGGGGTATGTAAACCACGTCAAAACTAAGACCGGGATTAGAGACGTGGATAAGGCCTTAACTATTAGGGAGCTGGCAAAAGTCGTGCAATTAGCACAAAGAGATCCCGAGGAGGCAAGGGAGGCGTTTAAAGCTAATTTTTACATGCCTGGACACGTACCTATATTGGGCGGGCGGCTGGGAGAGCGGTGGGGGCACACAGAGCTGTCACTTATTTTAGCGAAGGCGGCAGGCGTGCCCCCAGCGGTTGTAATAGTGGAGGTCCTTGGCGACCACACTGAGGCAATGCCGGTAGAGGAGGCCAGGGAGTACTCAAAGACCTTGGGCGTCCCCTTAGTCACTGGGACGGAGATTAAATCCTTAATCTAATTCTTATCTTCGCCTTCTTCACGTCCTCAAGAAACTGTAGTACATACGGTGCCAAACGCTCTATTTCCTTTTTCGAGACAGTATGCCATGTGGGACAGGTTCTGTCCGCCTCGATTTTCTCGCCGTCGTAAATCAACGGATAGAGGCGACAGCCTATAGGCCTTATGTTATAAATCTTACACTTCCTTGTCGATGCGTCGTAAAAAACGCAGTGCCCGTCCACGTTTTTAAGGCGGTATATGCCGTCTCTCTCCACTGCAAACTCCTCTAGTTTATAACCTGCTGAAGTTATCCTCTCTATGTCCTCAGCCAATAACTCCATCTCTGTGTTAAGGCAACATATGCCGCATTCAATACACTTAAACTTCACCTCATACCACTTGGGATCTTGCCACACGCAACCTTAGCGGCTAATAGTAAAATATTTTATGGCATAACTGTAACACTGTGTGTACGATGTGGTAATAGTGGGGGCAGGCCCCGCCGGGTCTACAGCCGCATTAATAGCGACGAGGTTGGGGCTGAGAACAGTTGTAATAGACAGGCTGGCCCCGCCCCGGGAGAAGCCTTGCGGCGGCGGGCTGACGCCCCGTAGTTGGAAGCTCCTCAACGCCCTGGGAATTGACTACCCGGTGTACGGAGCTTGTAATGAAATAGAGACGCGGGCTGCCGGGTATAAAATTGCGTTGAAAAAAGAGCCCATACTTGTCACAAGGCGGCCGGATTTTGACTACGCCATACTTAAACAGAGCAATGCCGAGTTTATAAGAGACCAAGTACTTGGAGTCAGAGGAAACACAGTAGTGGGAAGGAACGGGGAGTATTCGGGGAGAGTTATAATAGGCGCAGACGGCGCCACTAGCACTGTGGCGAGATCAATAGGCATAAATAACTTCCGAGGCGAAAGGAGTCACGCCATTGCGTACATGACAATAGCAAAAGGCCCCCCCTCTGATAAGTGCGTAATTGATTTCGACGCAGTAATTAACGCCGTCAAGCGCGTGGGCTACGCGTGGATATTCCCAGTGGGAGAGGGGGCCAATATCGGCGCAGGCGTAGGCTGGGGGAAGTGGATAGATCTCAGGGAATTTGTGTCGGAATATGCAGAGCGAGCTGGGTATAAGCCCGGGGCGGTGCTGGGACATCCCCTATCGCTTGGGCACGTGAGGGGCCTCGGGCGCGGTAATGTTATACTGGCTGGAGAAGCCGCAGGCCTTGTTGATGCCACGACTGGCGAGGGGATATACTACGCGGTGGCCAGCGGGGTTGCGGCGGCAGTAGCTACATATACAGCTTTAAAAATATGGAGGAGGGAGAAATACGCCGTAGATATATATAGAGAGTTAGTGCGGCCGTATGTTGAAGAGGTTAAAAAAACCAGGGCCCTGTCGCGCATAGCAAAGGCCATTGGGACGAGGAAGCCCGTAGTTAAGCTATTAGGCAAGCGGCTGGTAGAGCTCTATTCAAAGGTTTACACCGGCGAGGCGACGTACAGCCTACTGCTAAAGCCGGTGGAAAAACTATAACTCAACCTCTGCGAGCTGGTTTAACACGTATTTCCTTATTTCACTCTCTGAGGGAAGATCCCTAACAACGCGGCCGTCTTTTATCCACTCAGCCAGCAACGGATCTCCACAAGGCGGCGGATCGCCCCAGCGCGTTATCACGTGCCTGGCGCCGCATTTATACACCTGTTTAAACCCTGGCAGTTTCCCCCGCTTTGTTATAGGCACCCACTGGCCGTTGACCTCTACCTCTACTATGTCCATCGCGACGTCAATAGAAGGCGGAAATGAAATCGCAGTCCCAACTCCAAAGCCGTCGGCCACGTCTTTCAACACTTCTAGCTGGGGCTCGTCCAGCCCCCCGCTCACAAAAATCTTGACGTTTTTATAGCCGTGTAAATCGAGAGACCACCTCACCTCCTCAACTATCCTCCTCATATTGCCGCGCCTGCTCCCCGGCGTGTCGAGCCTCACTCCGTAGAGTCTATCGCCCAGTATTTTCGCGGCTAGGAGGGCCTCCTCCCTCTCGTCGAGAAAAGTATCTGCCAGTATTATCCGCGGCACGTCAGACGGCATAGTTTTGTCAAACCACACCCAAGCCGCGGTGTGATCCCCCACGGCCGCCTTGAATATTATCATTAAGGCGTGGGGCATTGTGCCCGAGGGCTTAATGCCCATGAGCTCCGCCCCCATTACAGTGGCCACCCCGTCACAACCCCCTATATAAGCCGCGCGGTCGGCCATGGGCTGAATCGCCGGGTGCAACGCCCTAGCCCCGAAGTAGAGACATGCCTTGTCCCCGAGGATTTTTTTCACTCTAGCAGCCTTTGTGGAAATACTACTGTAATGCCGGATTATCCCGAGAATAGCCGTTTCAAGCACTGCGAACTCTAAGTATGGGCCCTCAATAACCATTATGGGATCATTTTCGTAAAACAGAGTCCCCTCAGGCATGGCGTATAACGTCACCCTCTTTCCCCTTAACACCTCAACTACCTCCTTTAAGCCAGTGAAAACAGCCCATTTATACCCCTTGGGGAGAGAAGAGACGTGAAACTCGGCGCGGACGCGCACGTCTCCAAGACCCGCTTTTTTCAACACCTCCACAGTCCTCGTGAAATAAACGTCAGTGGTACGACCGGAGAGAATTTCAGAGGGAGTCGCCACGTGAAGCATTAGATTGAATTTATACCGGTTTTTAAAAAATGTGGAGTTATTCCCCTATGCGGAATACCGGCCGTTTCAGCGGAAGATTTATCAGAAGGTAGTCGAGGCTCTTAAACGGGGGAGGACGGCATTGATAAACGCCCCCACTGGCATTGGGAAAACTTCTGCGGTGTTGGCCGCCGCTGTTGAATTCATGTTAGAAACTAGAATACCTGTACATTACGCTGTTAGGACGCGGGCTGAGCTCGAGGCGCCGGTTAGAGAACTTGCGAGAATAATTAGCCTGGGAGTAGATATTGATCACGTCGTTATAAAAAGCAGACAAGACATGTGTTGTTATTCTGAACTTAAAAAACTTGGGTATCTGGAGTTCCTCGCCGAGTGTAACCTCTTAAAACGCCTTGGGAAATGTGCTTATTACCCTCCGAGGGATGTGGAAGCCCCTTTGAAAAACGTCAGTACATATGTCAAGTTTTTATGCGCCGCGAAGAGCTGTCCCTACGAGTATGCCCGTAAGAAGTTAGAAAACGCAGAGGTGACCATTTCAACTTATTACTATGTCTTTGGCAGAGACGGAGGAGGCGTTAAGAACAAAGTCGTAATTATAGACGAGGCGCACTCGGTGTTTGACGCCGTAATTCACTTAAATAGTATTAAAATAAGCGAGAGGGAGTTGAGACAGGCCTATAGAGAGGCCCGTAAATACGGCTTTGTAGAGGAGGCGGCGGGAGTTTACCGCCTTTATACATTTGTAAAAAAAGTCTCTGGGCATGTGGATTTGGGAGATGTCATAAGCCTATTGGCGGATTTAGACGTAGACAACGCCGTGAGGGAGATTACTAAAATTAAGTCTATGAACAGGCTAAACCCCTTCACCCCTCTCGTTTTGATTAGCGAGCTCAAGGAGGCGCTTAAGGGGGGGCTCCGTTACTATGCACAAATAGAAGAAGCTGAGGGCTTGAAGGCCCTGGCATTATACCCCGTAGACCCGGCGGCTGTGGTGAAAGAGGCGCTACGCGGCGCATATAGCGTAGTTTATATAAGCGGGACTCTCCCAGTTAGGCTGTTCGCCGACAATTTGGGACTGGCGGAATACGACGAGCTTGACGTCCCGTTCAACGCCTATATACCGCGGGCCAACTACCTTACCATTATAGACGTGGGAGTTACTACTAAATACTCCGAGCGTACAGAGGAGATGTACTACCAAATAGCTCATAGATTGGCAGTATGTATTAACGCGTCGCCGAGGGGCGTTTTGGCCGTATTCCCCTCATACGACGTCATGAAGGGGGTGAGGAAGTACTTGAAGGTGACAATTCCGCATTGGTATGAAGACAGAAATGAAGTGGAGTGGGAGGGCCTGCCCGAGAAGTTTTTCCTAGGCGGAGTGGCCCGTGGAAGGTACGCAGAGGGGGTTGAGTACACAAAAAACGGGGTGAATCTGCTGTCCACTGTGGTAATCGTGGGAGTCCCCTATCCAGAGCCGTCTCCGTATTTAGACAGGAGGGTAGCCATGTTGAAGCCGCGGCTGGGGGAGAGGGCTTGGAGCGCTGTGTATTTATACCAAGCGATGGTAAGCGTTAGGCAGGCCGTTGGCCGTCTTTTCAGAAAGCCGGAGGATAGGGGGGTGATAGTCCTCTTAGACAGGCGCTATGCCGAGCCCGAGTTATGGAACAGCCTATCCGATCTAGTAGAAGGCGCCCTGGTGGTCAACCACGTGGAAGAGGCCGTGGAGGACGTGGAGAGGTTTTTTAACGCCTGGTCAAAAGACGCCAAATAGCCATGGCGACTACAATCAACGCAGCGTTTGTGCCCGCTATCGCCACGGCGAGAAGCGGTATGCTCAACGCCTCGTTAAAAACAGAAAACATAGCTGTTATAATGCCCATTAACGCCGCTATTAACGCCACCACAACGCCGACTAGGGGCAAGGAGTGCGCCTTTTCCATACCTGCCGCCCTCGCGGGCCTCCTCGCTATTTGCGCCTCTTGTTGCGGCTGCTGGGGAGGAGGTTGCTGAGGCATAAGGGGTGGGGGAGGCGGAGGCGGCATTGTCCTCTGAGTCCTCACAACAGTAGGCGGGGGAATGGGATACGGAGCCGGGGGCGGAGGCGGGGGAGGCTGTTGATATTGTATTGGCGGAGGTTGCGGCAAGGGCTGTGCTGGCGGCTGACGCGGAGGCGGCCTCCTAAGCGGCTTCTCCTGGTCTTTATCGTCTACTGACATAAGCCCACCCACATCCTATTATATAAAGGTTTCCCGCGATTATCTTATAAACCTAAGTGAGGTGTCTGCCGTGAAATTAATTGTCGCAGAGAAGCGCTCAGTGGCCCAGTCTATTGCTAAATTCTTGGGGAGGAGTTATAAAAGCCAAAAACTGTACGGGGTATCCGTCTACCGTTTTAATTACGGGGGCGGCGAGGCGGTGGCGATAGGGCTCAGCGGGCACATAATGGATTTCGACTTCGCGGCTAGGCAGAACGTCTGGACTTGGCTCCCCCCTGAGGAGCTTTTCAACGCAACGCCTATTCTAGTCCTTAGAGGAGAGACTTTGAAATATGTCAAGGCATTAAAATCCCTGGCCACTAAAGCGGATGAAGTGTACCTCGCGCTTGATGCAGACGTGGAGGGCGAGGCAATTGCCTATGAGACTGCCCTAGTGGTAAAAATGGTGAACCCCAGGGCCAGGCTGTACCGAGTGCGGTTCAACGCAGTGACTTATAAAGAAATTGTATCGGCCTTTCAAAAACCGACTTATATCGACTTGAAAAAAGTGGAAAAGGTCTTCACCCGAATGCAAGTGGATTTGACCCTGGGCGCCGTTTTTACCAGATTCCTCACCTTAACGGTGAGGAATTCGCTTAATAAAGGCCAGTTCCTCAGCTACGGCCCCTGCCAGACGCCGGTGCTCGGAATAGTCGTCACAAGGGAGCTTCAACGGCGGAATTTTAAACCGGAGAAGTATTATGTGATAAAGGCAGTAGTAGAGATTGGCAGTAGTAAAGTCGAAATGTCAGCTGATGCGAAATTTAAAACTAAGGGGGAGGCGGAGGCCATCGCCGCCACTATAAAACGCGGCGTAGTCAAGATCGCGGTTTACAAGCCGCATTACGTAGAGCCGCCTGAGCCGCTTGAAACCGTTGAATTAGAGAGGAGGGCAAGCAGATGGCTGGGCATTAACTCCAAAAAGACCCTCGACATAGCGGAGGAGCTTTACAGGGCTGGGTACATCTCATATCCAAGAACAGAAACTACTATCTACCCGCCCACTCTGGATCTCAAAGAGGTGTTAGAAGAGCTCACCGCGGGAGAACACGGCCCGTACGCCCTGGAGCTATTAAGAAAGGGTTTCAAACCCACACGCGGCGACTCAGACGACGGGGCGCATCCTCCGATTTACCCCACCAAGGGCGCTACTAGGGCCGAGATTTTTAAAGTCTTCGGGAAGGCTGGGGGCCACGCCTGGGCCGTATACGACTTAGTCGTCAGACACTTCCTCGCCACTTTAAGCCCGCCTGCTCTTGTTGAGAAGCAGAAAATCGTAGTGTCCTTTGGCAAAATCGAGCTGTCCGCAGAGGGCCAGAGGACAATTGACGAGGGGTACTGGAGAATTTACCCCTGGGAGAGACAGCCGGAAAAGCCGTTGCCGCGCGTGGCGCCCGGCGAGCCAGCCAGGGCAGTTGAGATAAGGGTGGTGGAGAGGGAGACGGAGCCCCCGCCTCAAATGACCGAGTCAGAGCTTTTAGCCCTCATGAAGAAATACGGCATTGGCACAGACGCCACTATGCAAGATCATATTTATACAAATATCAAGAGGGGGTATGTAAAATTAGTAAAGGGGAAGTGTATACCAACAGCCCTCGGGATCTCGCTGGCCACGTCGCTCTTCCAGTACGCCCCAGAGCTCATAGAGCCCACAGTTAGGGCAAAAATTGAGAAGTCACTAAACTCAATTGTTAAAGACGGCGTATCGCCGGCTAAACTAATCGCGGAGATTAAATTGGAATTCAGTAAATACTACCAAAACCTAAAAGCCAAGAGGGAAGAGATTAAAAAAGCTCTTGAAACTGCTTTATACTCCATTCAACAACAGTCCCGTGGATAACGTAGAAATACACCCACTTGCTTGGACCGCCGACTCTGAGACCTTAATAGAGGCGCCGCCGGGCTTTAAATGGCTTGCGATAGAAATAGCCAGCAAGACAGGCGCCGCCGTATCTGGCCGGCCGGTGTGGGGCAGTTGCGATGTGAGGCTTGATAAGCGGTATAAAAGAATTTTCCACTTGGGACACGGCGTCCCTCCCAACGTGGCCTACCTCCTTGAGAAAAACTTGGGCGGGAAGGTGGAGAGGCTTGATACTGATCTCTACGTCTTGAAAGCAGGGGGAATAGAGGTGTACTTCATACCAGTTTATTACATCCCTCCTCCGCGCCTGCCGCTTCCCCAGAAGGGCGGAAAGATATACTTCCCAGTGCCGTATAGGAGAATCGCCGAGGCAGTACACAGACAGACCGGGTTCCCCATGGCGAGGGAGCCAATAACTGGCTGTTGGGTTGGGGAGCCTCCTGGCAATGTGGCGTATGTAGTGGCGACGGGCTTATTCTACCCTTTAACTCTTAAGCTCTTCTACCCCGAGTCGCGAGTTTTTCAAATTGACCCCT
It encodes the following:
- a CDS encoding diphthamide synthesis protein, with translation MDNVEIHPLAWTADSETLIEAPPGFKWLAIEIASKTGAAVSGRPVWGSCDVRLDKRYKRIFHLGHGVPPNVAYLLEKNLGGKVERLDTDLYVLKAGGIEVYFIPVYYIPPPRLPLPQKGGKIYFPVPYRRIAEAVHRQTGFPMAREPITGCWVGEPPGNVAYVVATGLFYPLTLKLFYPESRVFQIDPFRGEVRDVEGDFARILKLKARAHVTEAKRVAVLLTTKPGQRQDEKARELAARGHTVVVLDEASPDYIDDLQFDLVINTACPRIGIDDLDRIKTPIINYYEYIHNRLDPRLAATLL
- a CDS encoding DNA topoisomerase — protein: MKLIVAEKRSVAQSIAKFLGRSYKSQKLYGVSVYRFNYGGGEAVAIGLSGHIMDFDFAARQNVWTWLPPEELFNATPILVLRGETLKYVKALKSLATKADEVYLALDADVEGEAIAYETALVVKMVNPRARLYRVRFNAVTYKEIVSAFQKPTYIDLKKVEKVFTRMQVDLTLGAVFTRFLTLTVRNSLNKGQFLSYGPCQTPVLGIVVTRELQRRNFKPEKYYVIKAVVEIGSSKVEMSADAKFKTKGEAEAIAATIKRGVVKIAVYKPHYVEPPEPLETVELERRASRWLGINSKKTLDIAEELYRAGYISYPRTETTIYPPTLDLKEVLEELTAGEHGPYALELLRKGFKPTRGDSDDGAHPPIYPTKGATRAEIFKVFGKAGGHAWAVYDLVVRHFLATLSPPALVEKQKIVVSFGKIELSAEGQRTIDEGYWRIYPWERQPEKPLPRVAPGEPARAVEIRVVERETEPPPQMTESELLALMKKYGIGTDATMQDHIYTNIKRGYVKLVKGKCIPTALGISLATSLFQYAPELIEPTVRAKIEKSLNSIVKDGVSPAKLIAEIKLEFSKYYQNLKAKREEIKKALETALYSIQQQSRG
- a CDS encoding ATP-dependent DNA helicase; amino-acid sequence: MELFPYAEYRPFQRKIYQKVVEALKRGRTALINAPTGIGKTSAVLAAAVEFMLETRIPVHYAVRTRAELEAPVRELARIISLGVDIDHVVIKSRQDMCCYSELKKLGYLEFLAECNLLKRLGKCAYYPPRDVEAPLKNVSTYVKFLCAAKSCPYEYARKKLENAEVTISTYYYVFGRDGGGVKNKVVIIDEAHSVFDAVIHLNSIKISERELRQAYREARKYGFVEEAAGVYRLYTFVKKVSGHVDLGDVISLLADLDVDNAVREITKIKSMNRLNPFTPLVLISELKEALKGGLRYYAQIEEAEGLKALALYPVDPAAVVKEALRGAYSVVYISGTLPVRLFADNLGLAEYDELDVPFNAYIPRANYLTIIDVGVTTKYSERTEEMYYQIAHRLAVCINASPRGVLAVFPSYDVMKGVRKYLKVTIPHWYEDRNEVEWEGLPEKFFLGGVARGRYAEGVEYTKNGVNLLSTVVIVGVPYPEPSPYLDRRVAMLKPRLGERAWSAVYLYQAMVSVRQAVGRLFRKPEDRGVIVLLDRRYAEPELWNSLSDLVEGALVVNHVEEAVEDVERFFNAWSKDAK